Proteins encoded together in one Carya illinoinensis cultivar Pawnee chromosome 3, C.illinoinensisPawnee_v1, whole genome shotgun sequence window:
- the LOC122303903 gene encoding uncharacterized protein LOC122303903, with amino-acid sequence MSSTSRAIVAASVGVVEAMKDQMGVCRWNYIIRSAQQSTKNHLRSLSQAKNLSSSTSAMVSSKVRDQEKMKKSEESLRTVMYLSCWGPN; translated from the coding sequence ATGAGTTCAACAAGCAGAGCTATTGTAGCAGCCAGCGTAGGAGTTGTGGAGGCCATGAAAGACCAGATGGGTGTATGCAGGTGGAATTATATTATAAGATCTGCTCAGCAAAGTACAAAGAACCATCTCCGCTCCTTATCTCAGGCAAAGAACCTCTCCTCTTCAACTTCTGCAATGGTTTCAAGCAAAGTAAGAGATCaggagaaaatgaagaaatcgGAAGAGTCTTTGAGGACAGTCATGTACTTGAGCTGTTGGGGTCCCAATTGA
- the LOC122303904 gene encoding uncharacterized protein LOC122303904, protein MSSASRAIVAASVGVVEAMKDQMGICRWNYIIRSAQQNTKNHLRSLSQAKNLSSSTSAVVSSKVRDQEKMKKSEESLRTVMYLSCWGPN, encoded by the coding sequence ATGAGTTCAGCAAGCAGAGCTATTGTAGCAGCCAGCGTGGGAGTCGTGGAGGCCATGAAAGACCAGATGGGCATCTGCAGATGGAATTATATTATAAGATCTGCGCAGCAAAATACAAAGAACCATCTCCGGTCGTTATCTCAGGCAAAGAACCTCTCCTCTTCAACTTCTGCAGTGGTTTCGAGCAAAGTAAGAGATCAGGAGAAAATGAAGAAGTCAGAAGAGTCTTTGAGGACAGTCATGTACTTGAGCTGTTGGGGTCCCAATTGA